Proteins encoded by one window of Streptomyces sp. NBC_01477:
- a CDS encoding ABC transporter permease, giving the protein MGRYVIRRLLQMVPVFIGTTMLIFVMVYGLGDPVAAMFGDRTPDPATAAQIRHDLHLNDPLWQQYAIYMGHIFTGNFGTAANGQPVTDLLGSAFPVTLRLTVMAFVIEAVVGVALGLFAGLRRGRFLDTGVLAMTLLVVSIPTFVTGFVLQYLLGVRWGVVHPSVGEGAPFKDLIVPGLVLAGVSLAYVARLTRTSVAENSRADYLRTAVAKGLPRRRVITVHMLRNSLIPVVTFLGTDIGNLMAGALVTERIFNIHGVGYQIYQGIVRNNPPTVVGFVTILVIIFLAANLLVDLLYAVLDPRIRYA; this is encoded by the coding sequence ATGGGGCGCTACGTCATCAGGCGACTGCTCCAGATGGTTCCGGTCTTCATCGGAACCACTATGTTGATCTTCGTCATGGTCTACGGGCTCGGTGATCCCGTTGCCGCCATGTTCGGAGACCGTACGCCGGACCCCGCAACCGCGGCCCAGATCAGACACGACCTGCATCTGAACGATCCGCTGTGGCAGCAGTACGCGATCTACATGGGGCACATCTTCACCGGCAACTTCGGCACGGCGGCCAACGGCCAGCCGGTGACCGACCTGCTGGGTTCTGCGTTCCCCGTGACGCTGCGGCTGACCGTCATGGCCTTCGTCATCGAGGCGGTCGTCGGTGTCGCGCTCGGCCTGTTCGCCGGTCTGCGGCGCGGGCGGTTCCTGGACACCGGTGTACTGGCGATGACGCTGCTCGTGGTCTCGATCCCGACCTTCGTCACCGGCTTCGTGCTCCAGTACCTCCTGGGTGTCAGGTGGGGTGTGGTCCATCCGTCGGTCGGCGAGGGCGCGCCCTTCAAGGACCTGATCGTCCCCGGCCTCGTGCTCGCGGGTGTCTCCCTGGCGTACGTGGCCCGGCTGACCCGCACCTCGGTCGCCGAGAACTCGCGCGCCGACTACCTGCGCACGGCGGTGGCCAAGGGCCTGCCGCGGCGCCGGGTGATCACCGTGCACATGCTGCGCAACTCGCTGATACCCGTGGTGACCTTCCTCGGCACCGACATCGGCAACCTGATGGCCGGTGCGCTGGTGACCGAGCGGATCTTCAACATCCACGGCGTGGGTTACCAGATCTACCAGGGCATCGTGCGCAACAACCCGCCGACCGTCGTCGGCTTCGTGACGATCCTGGTGATCATCTTCCTGGCCGCCAACCTGCTCGTCGACCTGCTCTACGCGGTCCTGGACCCGAGGATCCGGTATGCCTGA
- a CDS encoding ABC transporter permease produces the protein MPENTDSVILDSAVAATGGPAALLGDPEKRDKPRSLWTDAWYDLRRKPVFYISALVILFLIVISIWPGLIASRDPLQCNLIDSQNGPSAGHWFGFDQQGCDVYTRTVYGARASVEVGIFSTLGVAVLGALLGGLAGYFGGWLDAILSRISDIFFGIPILLGGVVFLSAVKGGSVTTVSTFIILLGWPQLARIARGAVITAKEQDYVLAAKALGAGHSRLLLRHIAPNALAPVIVWSTIALGTFISLEATLSFLGVGLKPPAVSWGIDISSAAEQIRNAPHMLLWPAGALSVTVLAFILLGDAVRDALDPKLR, from the coding sequence ATGCCTGAGAACACCGACTCCGTGATCCTCGACAGCGCCGTCGCCGCCACCGGCGGACCGGCCGCGCTGCTCGGCGACCCGGAGAAGCGCGACAAGCCGCGCAGCCTGTGGACCGACGCCTGGTACGACCTGCGCCGCAAGCCGGTCTTCTACATATCGGCCCTGGTCATCCTGTTCCTGATCGTCATATCGATCTGGCCGGGCCTGATCGCCAGCCGCGACCCGCTGCAGTGCAACCTGATCGACTCGCAGAACGGCCCCAGCGCCGGCCACTGGTTCGGTTTCGACCAGCAGGGCTGCGACGTCTACACCCGTACCGTCTACGGTGCCCGCGCCTCGGTCGAGGTCGGCATCTTCTCGACGCTGGGTGTGGCCGTGCTCGGCGCGCTGCTCGGCGGCCTGGCCGGCTACTTCGGCGGCTGGCTGGACGCGATCCTCTCCCGGATCAGCGACATCTTCTTCGGCATCCCGATCCTGCTCGGCGGTGTGGTCTTCCTCTCCGCGGTCAAGGGCGGTTCGGTGACCACCGTGTCGACCTTCATCATCCTGCTGGGCTGGCCGCAGCTGGCCCGTATCGCCCGCGGCGCGGTGATCACCGCGAAGGAACAGGACTACGTGCTGGCCGCCAAGGCACTCGGCGCGGGCCACAGCAGGCTGCTGCTGCGGCACATCGCGCCGAACGCGCTGGCTCCGGTCATCGTATGGTCCACCATCGCGCTGGGCACCTTCATTTCGCTGGAAGCGACACTGTCCTTCCTCGGCGTCGGCCTCAAGCCGCCGGCCGTCTCGTGGGGTATCGACATCTCCTCGGCCGCGGAACAGATCCGCAACGCCCCGCACATGCTGCTGTGGCCCGCGGGCGCGCTGAGCGTGACGGTCCTGGCGTTCATCCTGCTCGGCGACGCGGTCCGCGACGCCCTCGACCCCAAGCTGCGCTAG
- a CDS encoding peptide ABC transporter substrate-binding protein has product MRGAKSAKWVVGAAVIALAATACSSSDDSDKDKGKASSGSSDGIVRAWWGDPQNPLEPANTNEVQGGKVLDMIFMNLKEYDASGKANLEAADSITTTDQQNFTIKIKPDLKFSDGTPVTSGSFVDAWNYGALVTNKQLNAYFFADIDGYAAVHPSDDPGAKPTAQTMSGLKVVDDHTFTVKLTQKFSTWPDRLGYKAFAPLPKTFFSNHAAYLNKPVGDGPYMVESYTKGASMKLVPNPNYTGPNKPKNKGVLLKVYTSADTAYADLQSGNLDVLDNIPSADLSHVKSDLDGRYLNQPAGIIQTFSFPMYEAAWKKPGMEKVRLGISMAIDRKTITDKIFSGTRTPASDLTSPVLGAAGGYSSTLAGDAVKYDPAKAKQLVQEGGGLPGGQMKIGYNADSDHKVWVDAVCNSINQALGNNKACVGAPTGTFADFRNQITKGQMTQPFRSGWQMDYPLIDNFLTPLYATGGSSNDSKYSNKTVDSLIKQANGEADTAKATSLYQQAEAQVFKDMPVVPLWYQNGQAGWSSKVSHVTENAFSVPVFTEITVN; this is encoded by the coding sequence ATGCGCGGTGCCAAGAGCGCCAAGTGGGTCGTAGGTGCGGCCGTCATCGCTCTCGCAGCGACCGCCTGCAGTTCGAGCGACGACTCGGACAAGGACAAGGGCAAGGCCAGCAGCGGATCAAGCGACGGGATCGTCAGAGCGTGGTGGGGCGACCCCCAGAACCCGCTCGAGCCTGCCAACACCAATGAGGTGCAGGGCGGCAAGGTCCTTGACATGATCTTCATGAACCTCAAGGAGTACGACGCCTCCGGCAAGGCCAACCTTGAGGCTGCTGACTCGATCACCACGACCGACCAGCAGAACTTCACCATCAAGATCAAGCCGGACCTGAAGTTCTCGGACGGTACCCCGGTCACCTCCGGCTCCTTCGTGGACGCCTGGAACTACGGTGCGCTGGTCACCAACAAGCAGCTGAACGCGTACTTCTTCGCCGACATCGACGGCTACGCGGCCGTCCACCCGTCGGACGACCCGGGCGCCAAGCCGACCGCGCAGACCATGTCCGGTCTCAAGGTCGTGGACGACCACACCTTCACGGTCAAGCTGACCCAGAAGTTCTCGACGTGGCCGGACCGCCTGGGCTACAAGGCCTTCGCGCCGCTGCCCAAGACGTTCTTCTCCAACCACGCGGCCTACCTGAACAAGCCGGTCGGTGACGGCCCGTACATGGTCGAGTCCTACACCAAGGGCGCGAGCATGAAGCTCGTTCCGAACCCGAACTACACGGGTCCGAACAAGCCGAAGAACAAGGGTGTCCTGCTCAAGGTCTACACCAGCGCCGACACGGCGTACGCGGACCTGCAGTCCGGCAACCTCGACGTCCTGGACAACATCCCGTCCGCGGACCTCTCGCACGTCAAGTCGGACCTGGACGGCCGCTACCTGAACCAGCCGGCCGGCATCATCCAGACGTTCTCGTTCCCCATGTACGAGGCGGCGTGGAAGAAGCCGGGCATGGAGAAGGTCCGTCTGGGCATCTCGATGGCGATCGACCGCAAGACGATCACCGACAAGATCTTCAGCGGCACCCGTACCCCGGCCTCCGACCTCACCTCCCCGGTGCTGGGCGCGGCGGGCGGCTACAGCAGCACCCTCGCCGGTGACGCGGTCAAGTACGACCCGGCCAAGGCGAAGCAGCTGGTCCAGGAGGGCGGCGGCCTGCCCGGCGGCCAGATGAAGATCGGTTACAACGCCGACTCCGACCACAAGGTCTGGGTCGACGCGGTCTGCAACAGCATCAACCAGGCGCTGGGCAACAACAAGGCCTGCGTCGGCGCCCCCACCGGCACCTTCGCGGACTTCCGCAACCAGATCACCAAGGGCCAGATGACCCAGCCGTTCCGTTCCGGCTGGCAGATGGACTACCCGCTGATCGACAACTTCCTGACGCCGCTGTACGCGACCGGCGGCAGCTCGAACGACTCGAAGTACAGCAACAAGACGGTCGACTCGCTGATCAAGCAGGCGAACGGCGAAGCCGACACCGCCAAGGCGACCTCGCTGTACCAGCAGGCCGAGGCTCAGGTCTTCAAGGACATGCCGGTCGTTCCGCTCTGGTACCAGAACGGCCAGGCCGGTTGGTCGTCCAAGGTCTCGCACGTGACCGAGAACGCGTTCAGCGTTCCCGTCTTCACCGAGATCACGGTCAACTGA
- a CDS encoding ABC transporter family substrate-binding protein, which yields MNRSADPTAVTSAPRARAVRIAVALTAGATLTVTACSSGGGGNHAAGTAGTDVATVARAGVRDGGTLRWATDAVPGTLNAFQADADTDTATIAGATLPAMFRLDAHGRPSADPDFLRKAEVTDSEPRQVVTYQLNPKARWSDGRPVGAADFTAQWKALNGKNPAFWTSRNAGYDRIASIKQGADAQHIQVTFSTPYADWRSLFSPLYPTSVTGSADAFNDGARTKLPVAAGPFAVKGVDAKAGTVTLVRNPSWWGRPAKLDQLVLTAVPRAKRASALAAGTLDLADIDPGSLAAVKRTRGLAVRKAPDAAYAQLALNGSAGPLADERVRHAVARAIDRKAIAKAVLKPLGLPAVPLGNHLVLPSQDGYADHSSALGSNDVQQAQALLAGAGWQRSTAKAGDQAAGPGRSAASGALTVVEPSRAVTRSGKQLSLRFVLPTGSPTLDDVGGRIAKMLSAIGIRTEITKVDGASYFQDHIAAGDFDLALYSWPGSAYPATDDTPIYAKPVPAPDGSLTVAQNYTRVGTDQIDQLLDRAGSELNASAARDLTAQADSRIWAAAGSVPLYQRPAVVALRTTVANAGAFGFQTPRYEDMGFRK from the coding sequence ATGAACCGCAGTGCGGACCCGACCGCTGTCACCTCGGCGCCCCGGGCGCGCGCGGTGCGCATCGCCGTGGCGCTCACCGCAGGCGCCACCCTCACCGTCACCGCCTGCTCGTCGGGCGGCGGCGGCAACCACGCGGCCGGCACGGCGGGCACCGACGTGGCGACCGTGGCCCGGGCCGGCGTACGCGACGGCGGCACCCTGCGCTGGGCCACCGACGCGGTGCCCGGCACCCTCAACGCCTTCCAGGCCGACGCGGACACCGACACCGCGACCATCGCCGGCGCCACCCTGCCCGCGATGTTCCGCCTCGACGCCCACGGCAGGCCCTCCGCCGACCCCGACTTCCTGCGGAAGGCCGAGGTCACCGACAGCGAGCCGCGCCAGGTCGTCACCTACCAGCTGAACCCGAAGGCCAGGTGGAGCGACGGGCGCCCGGTCGGCGCCGCCGACTTCACCGCCCAGTGGAAGGCGCTGAACGGCAAGAACCCCGCCTTCTGGACGTCGCGCAACGCCGGCTACGACCGGATCGCCTCGATCAAGCAGGGCGCCGACGCGCAGCACATCCAGGTCACCTTCAGCACGCCCTACGCCGACTGGCGCTCGCTGTTCAGCCCGCTCTACCCCACGTCCGTCACCGGCAGCGCCGACGCCTTCAACGACGGAGCCCGCACCAAGCTGCCCGTCGCCGCCGGCCCCTTCGCGGTGAAGGGCGTCGACGCCAAGGCCGGTACGGTCACCCTGGTCCGCAACCCCTCCTGGTGGGGCCGGCCCGCCAAGCTCGACCAGCTGGTGCTGACCGCGGTGCCGCGCGCCAAGCGGGCCTCCGCACTGGCCGCCGGCACCCTCGACCTGGCCGACATCGACCCGGGTTCGCTGGCCGCGGTCAAGAGGACCAGGGGCCTGGCGGTCCGCAAGGCCCCGGACGCCGCCTACGCGCAGCTCGCGCTCAACGGCAGCGCCGGGCCGCTGGCCGACGAGCGGGTACGGCACGCGGTGGCCCGGGCGATCGACCGCAAGGCCATCGCGAAGGCCGTGCTCAAGCCGCTCGGCCTGCCGGCCGTGCCGCTCGGCAACCACCTGGTGCTGCCCTCGCAGGACGGGTACGCCGACCACAGCTCGGCGCTCGGCAGCAACGACGTCCAGCAGGCGCAGGCGCTGCTCGCCGGCGCGGGCTGGCAGCGGTCCACCGCCAAGGCCGGCGACCAGGCGGCGGGACCCGGCCGCAGCGCCGCCTCCGGCGCGCTCACCGTCGTCGAGCCCAGCCGGGCGGTCACCAGGAGCGGCAAGCAGCTCAGCCTGCGGTTCGTGCTGCCCACGGGCTCGCCGACGCTGGACGACGTCGGCGGGCGGATCGCGAAGATGCTGTCCGCGATCGGCATCCGCACGGAGATCACCAAGGTCGACGGGGCGAGCTACTTCCAGGACCACATCGCGGCCGGCGACTTCGATCTGGCCCTCTACTCCTGGCCGGGCAGCGCGTACCCCGCCACCGACGACACGCCGATCTACGCGAAGCCCGTGCCGGCGCCGGACGGGTCCCTGACCGTCGCGCAGAACTACACGAGGGTCGGTACGGATCAGATCGACCAGCTGCTCGACCGGGCGGGCAGCGAGCTGAACGCCTCCGCGGCGCGTGATCTCACGGCCCAGGCCGACTCCCGTATCTGGGCCGCGGCCGGCTCGGTCCCCCTCTACCAGCGGCCGGCCGTCGTCGCCCTGCGGACGACGGTCGCCAACGCGGGGGCCTTCGGCTTCCAGACACCCCGCTACGAGGACATGGGCTTCCGCAAGTAA
- the typA gene encoding translational GTPase TypA: protein MSTRHDIRNVAIVAHVDHGKTTLVDAMLKQAGAFAAHQHLDDRMMDSNDLEREKGITILAKNTAVKYHPKDGGDPVTINIIDTPGHADFGGEVERGLSMVDAVVLLVDASEGPLPQTRFVLRKALTARLPVILCINKTDRPDSRIDEVVNETYDLFLDLDADEDQIEFPIVYACARDGIASLTKPENGTVPADSDSLEPFFSAILSTVPAPVYDEEAPLQAHVTNLDADNFLGRIALLRVEQGHLKKGQTVAWIKRDGTIANVRISELMMTEALTRKPAESAGPGDICAVAGIPDIMIGETLADPENPIALPLITVDEPAISMTIGTNSSPLVGKGGKGHKVTARLVQTRLERELIGNVSLRVLPTERPDTWEVQGRGELALAILVETMRREGFELTVGKPEVVTKEINGKLHEPIERMTIDSPEEHLGAITQLMASRKGRMETMTNHGSGWIRMEWIVPSRGLIGFRTEFLTQTRGTGIAHSIFEGHEPWFGELRTRNNGSLVADRAGVVTAFAMTNLQERGVLFVSPTTEVYEGMIVGENSRADDMDVNITKEKKLTNMRSSNADVTESLVPPRMLSLEQSLEFCRDDECIEVTPETVRIRKVVLDQKERGRAASRAKR, encoded by the coding sequence ATGTCCACGCGCCACGATATTCGTAACGTCGCCATTGTCGCCCATGTCGACCACGGCAAGACGACCCTCGTCGACGCCATGCTCAAGCAGGCCGGGGCCTTTGCCGCACACCAGCATCTGGACGACCGGATGATGGACTCCAACGACCTGGAGCGCGAGAAGGGCATCACCATTCTCGCGAAGAACACCGCCGTGAAGTACCACCCCAAGGACGGCGGGGACCCGGTCACGATCAACATCATCGACACCCCGGGACACGCCGACTTCGGCGGCGAGGTCGAGCGCGGCCTGTCGATGGTGGACGCGGTCGTGCTGCTGGTGGACGCGTCCGAGGGACCGCTGCCGCAGACCCGGTTCGTCCTGCGCAAGGCGCTGACGGCCCGGCTGCCGGTGATCCTGTGCATCAACAAGACCGACCGCCCGGACTCCAGGATCGACGAGGTGGTCAACGAGACCTACGACCTCTTCCTCGACCTGGACGCGGACGAGGACCAGATCGAGTTCCCGATCGTCTACGCGTGCGCCCGAGACGGTATCGCCTCGCTGACCAAGCCGGAGAACGGCACGGTGCCGGCCGACAGCGACAGCCTGGAGCCGTTCTTCTCGGCGATCCTGTCCACCGTCCCCGCGCCCGTCTACGACGAGGAGGCCCCGCTCCAGGCGCACGTCACCAACCTGGACGCGGACAACTTCCTCGGGCGTATCGCGCTGCTGCGGGTCGAGCAGGGCCACCTGAAGAAGGGGCAGACCGTCGCGTGGATCAAGCGTGACGGCACCATCGCCAACGTCCGCATCAGCGAGCTGATGATGACCGAGGCGCTGACCCGCAAGCCCGCCGAGAGCGCGGGCCCCGGTGACATCTGCGCGGTCGCCGGTATCCCGGACATCATGATCGGCGAGACGCTGGCCGACCCGGAGAACCCGATCGCGCTGCCGCTGATCACGGTGGACGAGCCGGCCATCTCGATGACCATCGGTACGAACAGCTCGCCGCTGGTCGGCAAGGGCGGCAAGGGCCACAAGGTCACCGCCCGGCTGGTGCAGACCCGCCTGGAGCGGGAACTGATCGGCAACGTCAGCCTGCGGGTGCTGCCGACCGAGCGCCCCGACACCTGGGAGGTGCAGGGCCGCGGTGAGCTGGCGCTGGCCATCCTGGTGGAGACGATGCGCCGGGAGGGCTTCGAGCTGACCGTCGGCAAGCCCGAGGTGGTCACCAAGGAGATCAACGGCAAGCTCCACGAGCCGATCGAGCGGATGACCATCGACTCGCCCGAGGAGCACCTGGGCGCCATCACCCAGCTGATGGCGAGCCGCAAGGGCCGGATGGAGACGATGACCAACCACGGGTCCGGCTGGATCCGGATGGAGTGGATCGTGCCGTCCCGCGGCCTGATCGGCTTCCGCACCGAGTTCCTGACCCAGACCCGCGGTACGGGTATCGCGCACTCGATCTTCGAGGGCCACGAGCCGTGGTTCGGCGAGCTGCGCACCCGTAACAACGGCTCGCTGGTCGCCGACCGGGCCGGCGTGGTGACCGCGTTCGCGATGACCAATCTGCAGGAGCGCGGGGTGCTGTTCGTCTCGCCGACCACCGAGGTCTACGAGGGCATGATCGTCGGTGAGAACTCCCGTGCCGACGACATGGACGTGAACATCACCAAGGAGAAGAAGCTCACGAATATGCGGTCGTCGAACGCCGACGTCACCGAGTCCCTGGTGCCGCCGCGGATGCTCTCTCTTGAACAGTCCTTGGAATTCTGCAGGGACGATGAATGCATCGAAGTGACACCGGAGACGGTCAGGATCCGTAAGGTGGTCCTCGACCAGAAGGAGCGGGGCCGCGCGGCGTCCCGTGCCAAGCGCTGA
- a CDS encoding fumarate reductase/succinate dehydrogenase flavoprotein subunit, which yields MTQVERHAYDVVVVGAGGAGLRAAIEARERGMRTAVICKSLFGKAHTVMAEGGIAASMGNVNSNDNWQVHFRDTMRGGKFLNQWRMAELHAKEAPDRVWELETWGALFDRTADGRISQRNFGGHEYPRLAHVGDRTGLELIRTLQQKIVSLQQEDFAETGDYEARLKVFQECTVTRVLKDGDKVAGVFGYVRESGRLFVIDAPAVVLATGGIGKSFKVTSNSWEYTGDGHALALLAGAPLINMEFIQFHPTGMVWPPSVKGILVTESVRGDGGVLRNSDGERFMFGYVPDVFKEKYAQSEEEADGWYTDPENHRRPPELLPRDEVARAINSEVKAGRGTPHGGVFLDVSTRLPAEEIRRRLPSMHHQFKELADVDITAEAMEVGPTCHYMMGGVDVESDTAAARGVPGLFAAGEVAGGMHGSNRLGGNSLSDLLVFGRRAGLYAAEYAAGLGEGRPAAAEEQIDEAAAEALRPFGAAQSPAGGDEPAENPYTLHQELQQVMNDLVGIIRRGPEMEQALERLAGLRARSRRAGVEGHRQFNPGWHLAIDLRNMLLVSECVARAALERTESRGGHTRDDHPGMDRGWRKVNLVCELAAGADAGADEPKQARIGLRQRPTDPIRADLLALFEREELLKYLTDEELDR from the coding sequence ATGACACAAGTCGAACGGCACGCGTACGACGTGGTCGTGGTCGGCGCGGGCGGCGCGGGGCTGCGGGCCGCGATCGAGGCGCGGGAGCGGGGCATGCGGACCGCGGTGATCTGCAAGTCGCTCTTCGGCAAGGCCCACACGGTGATGGCCGAGGGCGGCATCGCGGCCAGCATGGGCAACGTCAACTCGAACGACAACTGGCAGGTGCACTTCCGCGACACCATGCGCGGCGGGAAGTTCCTCAACCAGTGGCGGATGGCAGAGCTGCACGCCAAGGAGGCCCCCGACCGGGTGTGGGAGCTGGAGACCTGGGGCGCCCTGTTCGACCGCACCGCGGACGGCCGGATATCGCAGCGCAACTTCGGCGGCCACGAATACCCGCGGCTCGCGCACGTCGGCGACCGTACCGGCCTTGAGCTGATCCGCACCCTCCAGCAGAAGATCGTCTCGCTCCAGCAGGAGGACTTCGCCGAGACCGGTGACTACGAGGCCAGGCTCAAGGTCTTCCAGGAGTGCACGGTCACCCGGGTGCTCAAGGACGGCGACAAGGTGGCCGGGGTCTTCGGCTACGTCCGCGAGTCGGGCCGGCTGTTCGTGATCGACGCGCCGGCGGTCGTCCTGGCCACCGGCGGCATCGGCAAGTCGTTCAAGGTGACGTCGAACTCGTGGGAGTACACCGGCGACGGGCACGCGCTGGCGCTGCTGGCCGGGGCGCCGCTGATCAACATGGAGTTCATCCAGTTCCACCCCACCGGGATGGTCTGGCCGCCCTCGGTCAAGGGCATCCTGGTGACCGAGTCGGTGCGCGGCGACGGCGGGGTGCTGCGCAACAGCGACGGCGAGCGCTTCATGTTCGGCTACGTGCCCGACGTCTTCAAGGAGAAGTACGCGCAGAGCGAGGAGGAGGCCGACGGCTGGTACACCGACCCGGAGAACCACCGCCGCCCGCCGGAGCTGCTGCCCCGCGACGAGGTGGCCCGCGCGATCAACTCCGAGGTCAAGGCCGGCCGCGGCACTCCGCACGGCGGGGTCTTCCTCGATGTCTCGACCCGGCTGCCCGCGGAGGAGATCAGGCGCCGGCTGCCGTCGATGCACCACCAGTTCAAGGAGCTGGCCGATGTCGACATCACCGCGGAGGCGATGGAGGTCGGCCCGACCTGCCATTACATGATGGGCGGGGTCGATGTGGAGTCGGACACCGCGGCGGCCCGCGGGGTGCCGGGGCTGTTCGCGGCCGGCGAGGTGGCCGGCGGCATGCACGGCTCCAACCGGCTGGGCGGCAATTCGCTGTCCGACCTGCTGGTCTTCGGCCGCAGGGCCGGGCTGTACGCGGCCGAGTACGCCGCCGGGCTCGGCGAGGGGCGCCCCGCGGCGGCCGAGGAGCAGATCGACGAGGCCGCGGCCGAGGCGCTGCGGCCGTTCGGCGCGGCGCAGTCCCCGGCCGGCGGCGACGAGCCGGCGGAGAACCCGTACACCCTGCACCAGGAGCTGCAGCAGGTCATGAACGACCTGGTCGGCATCATCAGGCGCGGGCCGGAGATGGAGCAGGCGCTGGAGCGGCTGGCCGGGCTGCGGGCCAGGTCGCGGCGGGCGGGCGTGGAGGGGCACCGGCAGTTCAACCCGGGCTGGCACCTGGCGATCGACCTGCGGAACATGCTGCTGGTCAGCGAGTGCGTGGCGCGGGCCGCGCTGGAGCGCACCGAGAGCCGCGGCGGCCACACCCGAGACGACCACCCGGGGATGGACCGCGGCTGGCGCAAGGTCAACCTGGTGTGCGAGCTGGCCGCCGGGGCGGACGCCGGCGCCGACGAGCCGAAGCAGGCGCGGATCGGGCTGCGGCAGCGCCCGACGGATCCGATACGGGCCGATCTGCTGGCCCTGTTCGAACGGGAAGAGCTGCTGAAATACCTGACGGACGAGGAGCTTGACCGGTGA
- a CDS encoding ABC transporter ATP-binding protein gives MTVIDDISDVPAPDAKLAPLLEVRDLHVEFHTRDGVAKAVNGVNYSVSAGETLAVLGESGSGKSVSAQAVMGILDMPPARIPKGEILFQGRDMLKMSGEERRKIRGRKIAMIFQDALSSLNPVLSVGYQLGEMYRVHQGLSRKDAKAKSIELMDRVRIPAARERVGDYPHQFSGGMRQRIMIAMALALEPDLIIADEPTTALDVTVQAQVMDLLAELQREYNMGLILITHDLGVVADVADKIAVMYAGRIVEDAPVHDIYAKPAHPYTKGLLQSIPRLDQKGQELYAIKGLPPNLTRIPPGCAFNPRCPMAQDICRTDVPPLHPVGPARGSACHFWKETLGE, from the coding sequence TTGACTGTCATCGACGATATATCGGACGTTCCCGCACCCGACGCGAAGCTGGCGCCGCTGCTGGAAGTACGCGACCTGCACGTGGAATTCCACACCCGCGACGGCGTCGCCAAGGCCGTGAACGGTGTCAACTACTCGGTGAGCGCCGGCGAGACGCTGGCGGTGCTCGGCGAGTCCGGCTCGGGCAAGTCGGTGTCCGCGCAGGCGGTCATGGGCATCCTCGACATGCCGCCGGCCCGGATTCCCAAGGGCGAGATCCTCTTCCAGGGCCGCGACATGCTCAAGATGTCCGGCGAGGAGCGGCGGAAGATCCGCGGCCGGAAGATCGCGATGATCTTCCAGGACGCGCTGTCCTCGCTCAACCCGGTGCTGAGCGTGGGCTACCAGCTCGGCGAGATGTACCGGGTGCACCAGGGCCTGTCCCGCAAGGACGCCAAGGCCAAGTCCATCGAGCTGATGGACCGGGTGCGCATCCCGGCCGCCAGGGAGCGGGTGGGCGACTACCCGCACCAGTTCTCCGGCGGTATGCGCCAGCGCATCATGATCGCCATGGCGCTGGCCCTCGAACCCGACCTGATCATCGCCGACGAGCCGACCACGGCCCTCGACGTGACGGTCCAGGCGCAGGTCATGGACCTGCTCGCGGAGCTCCAGCGCGAGTACAACATGGGCCTGATCCTGATCACCCACGACCTGGGCGTGGTCGCCGACGTCGCCGACAAGATCGCGGTGATGTACGCCGGCCGGATCGTCGAGGACGCCCCCGTCCACGACATCTACGCCAAGCCCGCCCACCCGTACACCAAGGGCCTGCTCCAGTCGATTCCGCGGCTGGACCAGAAGGGCCAGGAGCTGTACGCGATCAAGGGCCTGCCGCCCAACCTGACGCGTATCCCGCCGGGCTGCGCGTTCAACCCGCGCTGCCCGATGGCGCAGGACATCTGCCGTACCGACGTGCCCCCGCTGCACCCGGTCGGCCCCGCGCGCGGCAGCGCCTGCCACTTCTGGAAGGAGACCCTCGGTGAGTGA